In a single window of the Fimbriimonadia bacterium genome:
- a CDS encoding cation:proton antiporter: MLDNFAVATIWLTLAVLATAIASAVRLSIALVEITVGVGAAAVATHFFGEGSLRADEEWLKFVASSGAVLLTFLAGAELDTHSLRTKRWEVTLVGMVGFLAPFLGCTAIAYFLLGWDPRASWLAGVALSTTSVAVVYAVMIEYGFNKTEFGKGVLGACFVNDLGTVIALGLIFAPMDYRTAVFVLSCVLAFFFLPRVTQKLTDLYAFRTAAIRTKWVLLVLFGLGTLALWSGSEAVLPAYIAGMVLADTLPRDHFYMRRLRTLTVGFLTPFYFLRAGSLVALPALLQAPLVFLALLAAKMVTKTLGLYPMIGRFREHQDERWYYTLLMSTGLTFGTISALFGLTHGIVTKEQYSFLVAAVIASAVVPTMIANARFLPSHLVTAPPVADEELMQLEEAALQHGNGPESGQQP; this comes from the coding sequence ATGCTGGACAATTTTGCCGTTGCGACCATTTGGCTCACCCTAGCCGTTCTCGCCACCGCCATCGCCAGCGCTGTTCGCCTCTCGATTGCCCTCGTTGAAATCACTGTCGGCGTCGGCGCAGCTGCCGTGGCGACGCACTTCTTCGGGGAAGGTAGCCTCCGAGCCGACGAGGAGTGGCTCAAGTTCGTCGCCTCCTCGGGCGCCGTCCTGCTAACCTTTCTTGCTGGCGCCGAGCTGGACACGCACAGCCTTCGCACCAAACGCTGGGAAGTGACACTCGTTGGGATGGTAGGTTTTCTGGCTCCCTTTCTCGGATGTACTGCCATCGCCTACTTCCTGCTAGGGTGGGACCCTCGGGCGAGTTGGCTCGCAGGCGTGGCCCTGTCAACCACATCAGTGGCAGTCGTCTATGCTGTCATGATCGAGTATGGGTTCAACAAGACGGAGTTCGGGAAGGGCGTATTGGGTGCGTGTTTCGTGAACGATCTCGGCACCGTCATAGCGCTAGGGCTGATCTTCGCCCCCATGGACTATCGCACGGCAGTGTTCGTTCTAAGCTGTGTGCTCGCGTTCTTCTTTCTGCCGCGCGTCACCCAGAAACTGACCGACCTGTATGCCTTTCGGACTGCGGCCATCCGCACGAAGTGGGTGCTATTGGTGCTGTTCGGACTCGGCACGCTCGCCTTGTGGTCCGGGAGCGAAGCCGTACTGCCTGCTTACATCGCGGGCATGGTCTTGGCAGACACTCTGCCACGCGATCACTTCTACATGCGTAGGCTCCGGACCCTAACAGTCGGCTTTCTGACACCCTTCTACTTCCTGCGAGCTGGGTCTCTCGTCGCATTGCCCGCACTCTTGCAGGCGCCTTTAGTGTTTCTTGCTCTGCTAGCAGCCAAGATGGTAACCAAGACGCTGGGGCTATACCCGATGATCGGGAGATTTCGTGAGCACCAAGACGAAAGGTGGTACTACACGCTCCTCATGTCCACCGGCCTCACCTTCGGGACCATCTCTGCACTGTTCGGTCTTACGCACGGCATTGTGACGAAGGAGCAGTATTCGTTCCTGGTGGCGGCGGTTATCGCCAGTGCCGTGGTACCGACGATGATAGCGAACGCGCGCTTCCTTCCCAGCCACCTTGTCACTGCCCCACCCGTTGCCGATGAAGAGCTGATGCAGCTCGAGGAGGCTGCCCTGCAACACGGCAACGGCCCCGAGAGCGGACAGCAGCCATAG
- a CDS encoding VOC family protein, which translates to MSSIRFRPEVTCAITVRDMKKSAHWYGSVLGFELLYEMEEMGWCEMKTHIEGVTVGLSQSADEPIQPGGTTLVFGVEDMEQAVASLRNHNVPLDGDVRTIADMVKLANFRDPDGNLLMFAQSLSQ; encoded by the coding sequence ATGAGCAGCATCCGGTTCCGGCCCGAGGTCACCTGCGCCATCACGGTGCGCGACATGAAGAAGTCCGCACATTGGTACGGCAGTGTGCTCGGCTTCGAGCTACTCTACGAGATGGAGGAAATGGGCTGGTGTGAGATGAAGACGCATATCGAGGGCGTCACAGTCGGCCTCAGCCAGTCCGCAGACGAACCCATTCAGCCCGGCGGAACCACGCTGGTCTTCGGTGTCGAAGACATGGAGCAGGCCGTGGCATCGCTCCGAAACCATAACGTACCGCTCGATGGTGACGTCCGGACGATTGCCGACATGGTCAAGCTCGCTAACTTCCGCGATCCCGACGGCAACCTGCTGATGTTCGCGCAGTCTCTATCGCAGTAA
- a CDS encoding sugar phosphate isomerase/epimerase translates to MKLGLSMWSYVRAFKDGRMDVNGFIRECKRLDVDGVELLDYFWKDVGRELPEAIATLDECGLPCCVYSTGNDFVNADVGARRAQVDKVRDELMNAKRLKAPVVRVFAGSPIEGITFDQALDWIVEGLTECSLAATSLGIKLALENHGLLAGRSDQVRDIIERVRAATGDDTLGANPDTGNFMLVHQDSVEAVRDVAPYAYMMHFKDFKALPDDYQGHYYESIHHKRFGGTAIGEGDVDLGGCVSALQTVRFQGFLNIEYEAEEDPFTGVERSVANARRFVPK, encoded by the coding sequence ATGAAGCTAGGTCTTTCGATGTGGAGCTACGTCCGTGCGTTCAAGGACGGTCGTATGGATGTGAATGGGTTCATTCGCGAGTGTAAGCGCTTGGACGTGGATGGTGTAGAACTCTTGGACTACTTCTGGAAGGACGTGGGACGCGAGCTTCCTGAAGCGATCGCCACCCTGGACGAATGCGGTCTTCCCTGCTGCGTGTATTCGACAGGTAACGACTTCGTGAATGCCGATGTGGGCGCGCGGCGCGCACAGGTGGACAAGGTCCGCGACGAACTAATGAATGCCAAGCGACTAAAAGCACCGGTGGTACGCGTTTTCGCGGGCAGCCCGATAGAGGGTATCACCTTCGATCAAGCGCTCGATTGGATCGTGGAGGGGCTCACTGAGTGCTCGCTGGCCGCTACATCGCTCGGTATCAAGCTCGCACTCGAGAACCACGGGCTGTTAGCGGGTAGGAGCGACCAGGTGCGTGACATCATAGAGCGAGTGCGCGCCGCCACCGGAGATGACACTCTCGGAGCGAATCCTGACACAGGCAACTTCATGCTGGTCCATCAAGACAGCGTCGAAGCGGTGAGAGATGTTGCACCCTATGCCTACATGATGCACTTCAAGGACTTCAAGGCGCTGCCGGACGACTACCAGGGTCACTACTACGAATCGATCCACCACAAGCGTTTCGGTGGCACTGCCATCGGCGAGGGTGACGTCGACCTCGGTGGGTGTGTTAGTGCGTTGCAGACTGTGCGCTTCCAGGGCTTTCTCAACATCGAGTACGAAGCTGAAGAAGACCCCTTTACGGGCGTCGAGCGCAGTGTGGCGAACGCCCGCCGCTTCGTGCCGAAGTAG
- a CDS encoding transporter: protein MLEHAVAYLAENPILLLFVVAGIGYPLGRLRIAGCSLGIAAVLFVGLGVGALHPDLRLPEVVYLLGLTVFVYTIGLSSGPSFVRSLNRRGIAANLLTVGVLMAAAALVVAAPALLGLSGPVAVGAFTGSLTNTPALAAVLETLKDSPNANDPVVGYSITYPIGVLGVILVVSLFRSAHVRRHGPEVEEAAPNLVLRAAGVSNPEVFGKTIAQVSAEHQCKVVFGRLQRGDRTAIATGDHILQEGDLLSVLGTEEDTENAIRILGEPVSTEFLLDRSFVDYRRIFVSSPETAGKRLGDLQLPQRMNAIVTRVRRGDVDFLPTADTVLELGDRVRVLTERTNMDAVSRFFGDSYRALSEIDILSFGLGLALGLVLGSLPIPIGGGLTFKLGFAGGPLVVALALSALHRTGPIVWQIPYSANLTLRQIGLVLFLAAVGTRSGYAFFETMRQGEGWTVLAFGAFVTLSTATLFLWIGSRVLRVPQSTLFGMMAAVQTQPAVLAFAQEQTKSDRPNVGYATVYASATLTKIVLAQVLAALLR, encoded by the coding sequence ATGCTCGAACATGCCGTCGCATATCTAGCCGAAAACCCGATCCTGCTGCTGTTCGTGGTAGCAGGTATCGGCTATCCGTTGGGTCGGCTGCGTATCGCCGGCTGCAGCCTCGGTATCGCGGCGGTGCTCTTCGTCGGTCTAGGTGTCGGTGCGCTACATCCGGATTTGAGGCTGCCCGAGGTGGTCTACCTACTTGGCTTGACCGTCTTCGTGTACACCATCGGGCTTAGCAGCGGGCCCAGTTTCGTACGCTCGCTCAACCGACGCGGAATCGCTGCGAACCTACTCACCGTAGGGGTCTTGATGGCAGCTGCGGCGCTCGTGGTCGCGGCGCCCGCGCTGCTCGGGCTCAGCGGTCCGGTTGCAGTCGGGGCCTTCACGGGCAGCCTTACGAATACGCCGGCCCTCGCAGCCGTGCTCGAGACGCTGAAGGACAGCCCCAACGCCAACGATCCGGTGGTCGGTTACTCCATCACCTATCCCATCGGCGTACTCGGGGTGATCTTGGTGGTGTCGCTTTTTCGCTCCGCCCATGTCAGGCGTCACGGACCAGAAGTAGAGGAGGCTGCCCCGAACCTGGTACTTCGAGCGGCAGGCGTGTCGAATCCCGAGGTGTTCGGCAAGACTATCGCACAGGTTTCTGCGGAACATCAATGCAAGGTGGTCTTCGGTAGGCTGCAGCGCGGAGACAGGACTGCAATCGCTACCGGCGACCATATTCTGCAAGAAGGCGACTTGCTGAGCGTGCTCGGTACCGAGGAGGACACGGAAAATGCCATTCGTATCCTAGGTGAACCCGTTTCCACCGAGTTTCTGCTCGACCGCTCATTCGTTGACTACCGGCGCATCTTCGTCAGCAGCCCCGAGACGGCAGGCAAGCGGCTGGGCGACCTGCAGCTACCGCAGCGCATGAACGCCATCGTGACGCGTGTGCGAAGGGGTGATGTGGACTTTCTGCCGACTGCCGACACCGTGCTCGAGTTGGGTGACCGCGTTCGTGTCTTAACGGAACGGACCAACATGGATGCGGTCAGCCGCTTCTTCGGCGACTCTTATCGGGCGCTCAGCGAGATAGACATCCTGTCGTTCGGGCTGGGGCTTGCCTTGGGTCTGGTCCTCGGTTCGCTGCCCATCCCAATCGGCGGCGGGCTCACCTTCAAATTGGGGTTTGCGGGAGGACCGCTGGTGGTTGCTCTCGCACTCAGTGCACTGCACCGAACTGGACCCATCGTGTGGCAGATCCCCTACAGCGCCAACCTGACGCTGCGTCAGATTGGCCTGGTCCTCTTTCTGGCCGCGGTGGGCACTCGGTCGGGGTACGCGTTCTTCGAGACGATGCGCCAAGGCGAGGGGTGGACGGTGCTGGCCTTCGGCGCTTTCGTGACCCTCTCGACCGCCACGCTGTTTCTCTGGATTGGCTCGCGAGTGCTTCGCGTCCCTCAGTCCACGCTTTTCGGCATGATGGCTGCGGTGCAGACTCAGCCCGCGGTGCTGGCGTTCGCGCAGGAGCAAACCAAGAGCGACCGTCCGAATGTCGGCTATGCCACGGTGTACGCCTCCGCGACACTGACCAAGATCGTCCTCGCCCAAGTCCTCGCCGCGCTGCTGAGGTAG
- a CDS encoding NADH-quinone oxidoreductase subunit N, whose protein sequence is MDSTLFPPPSIEWPLLLPLLVVVGTGVIVLLWDLFVPHRNHVMHAWLSVAGLGAAAYFSVLSWARPDATTFAGALTHDRLSVIANLLLIGATALSVMFADAYLRERKANYGEFYPLALWATAGAMLMVSTTDLIVLFLGLETLSVALYVLSGMCRGDRRSDEAAIKYFLLGAFASGFLLFGMAMIYGGTGTSRLEDIATAWMIGDRSIRIFLTAGITLMLVGLGFKAALVPFHWWTPDVYHGAPTSVTAYMAAVAKTAAFVTLIRVLGAAVPLQDVWSPILTTLALLTMTFGNLWALAQNDVKRMLAYSSIAHAGYMLVGVLAGDVGAVVYYLVAYSLMTVGSFAVVGLTARGGKESSSYGDLRGLWKRAPFAALMLLVLLVSLAGIPPTAGFWGKWFLFLAALRTDMIGLAIVLAVNSIVSVYYYLRLVLSMYVEEELVESTRPPAMSAGLALATLACAAGVIYVGLTAGSLQRLFTMPMVGGS, encoded by the coding sequence GTGGATAGCACTCTGTTCCCACCACCCTCAATCGAGTGGCCGCTGCTGCTACCGTTGTTGGTAGTGGTCGGAACGGGTGTAATCGTGCTGCTGTGGGATTTGTTCGTTCCGCACCGAAACCATGTGATGCACGCATGGTTGTCGGTCGCTGGCTTGGGCGCGGCGGCATACTTCTCGGTGCTGTCGTGGGCTCGACCCGATGCAACCACCTTCGCGGGTGCGCTGACACACGACAGGCTCTCGGTCATCGCCAATCTACTGCTCATCGGAGCGACCGCACTCAGCGTGATGTTCGCGGATGCCTACCTACGTGAGCGCAAGGCCAACTACGGAGAGTTCTATCCGCTGGCGTTATGGGCGACCGCAGGCGCGATGCTCATGGTGTCCACCACCGACCTCATCGTTTTGTTCCTCGGGTTGGAAACGCTCTCCGTTGCACTTTACGTGCTAAGCGGCATGTGTCGGGGAGATCGGCGGTCGGACGAAGCCGCAATCAAGTACTTCCTGTTAGGCGCCTTCGCCTCGGGTTTCCTGCTCTTCGGCATGGCGATGATCTATGGGGGTACCGGCACCAGCAGGCTGGAGGACATTGCCACTGCATGGATGATTGGTGATCGGTCCATCCGGATCTTCCTCACCGCTGGCATCACGCTGATGCTGGTGGGTCTCGGCTTCAAAGCTGCGCTCGTGCCGTTTCACTGGTGGACACCGGACGTATACCATGGGGCGCCGACCTCGGTGACTGCCTACATGGCCGCAGTGGCGAAGACCGCAGCGTTCGTGACACTTATCCGAGTGCTCGGGGCAGCCGTCCCCTTGCAGGATGTGTGGTCGCCGATCCTTACCACGTTGGCGTTGCTGACGATGACCTTCGGCAACCTGTGGGCGCTGGCGCAGAACGATGTGAAGCGCATGCTTGCCTACTCGAGCATCGCTCACGCCGGATACATGCTGGTCGGCGTGTTGGCGGGTGACGTGGGTGCGGTGGTGTACTACCTGGTCGCCTATAGCCTGATGACGGTGGGGAGCTTCGCGGTCGTGGGGCTGACCGCTCGCGGAGGCAAGGAGAGCAGCTCGTACGGCGACCTGCGCGGCTTGTGGAAGCGCGCGCCGTTCGCCGCGCTAATGCTGTTAGTTTTGCTCGTCTCGCTGGCGGGTATCCCGCCCACCGCAGGCTTCTGGGGCAAGTGGTTCCTGTTCCTTGCGGCTCTACGCACGGACATGATCGGCCTCGCCATCGTGCTTGCCGTCAATAGCATCGTCAGCGTGTACTACTACCTGCGGCTGGTGCTATCTATGTACGTGGAGGAAGAGCTGGTCGAGAGCACCCGGCCACCGGCGATGAGCGCTGGGCTCGCTCTCGCAACGCTGGCTTGTGCGGCAGGCGTCATCTATGTGGGTCTCACCGCAGGCTCGCTCCAACGACTATTCACGATGCCCATGGTAGGTGGATCATGA
- a CDS encoding NADH-quinone oxidoreductase subunit M, with amino-acid sequence MEIAGVPVLTAVVFLPAVAALFLLLVPGKHTWLIRMVALAACVLDFAIALPLYHAFDASRFQFQFVERVPWMADYGIYYHLGIDGLSLFLVLLTAFLGILAVWFSFYVNERVKEYMICLLVLQTAMLGVFCALDLVLFYVFWEATLVPMYFLIAIWGSGNKRYAAIKFFLYTFTGSIFMLLAIVGLYLYSSRAEGAGTFDLVLLQQLAADGRLVPDTAIRIWLFLAFGIAFAVKVPMFPFHTWLPDAHTEAPTAGSVILAGVLLKMGAYGFLRYCLPLFPDTTISMVPLIMVLSVIAILYGAIVAAVQTDVKRLVAFSSVSHLGFVTLGLFSLNAQGMTGSMLQQVNHGISTGALFLLVGMLYERRHTRLFTEFGGLKAQMPVFAAFFLIFMLSSVGLPSMNGFIGEFLVLLGTFQSAIKGLYGMHLWMAALAASGVILAAVYLLWMFQKVFLGPNKNPKNHTLSDIKWFERIILASLVVFVFWLGLYPKTLTDKMEVSVQALRLQVTRPEGQRPVWSDAEQSVTREGELRAGVFAQLGEVSAK; translated from the coding sequence ATGGAAATCGCAGGTGTTCCCGTCCTGACAGCCGTGGTATTCTTGCCCGCCGTTGCCGCACTCTTTCTGCTACTGGTGCCTGGAAAGCACACGTGGCTGATACGCATGGTGGCTCTCGCGGCGTGTGTGCTGGATTTCGCCATTGCCCTGCCCCTATATCACGCCTTCGACGCCTCGCGCTTCCAGTTCCAGTTCGTCGAGCGCGTGCCGTGGATGGCGGACTACGGTATCTACTACCACCTCGGCATAGATGGCCTAAGTCTGTTTCTCGTGCTCCTCACCGCGTTCCTCGGCATTCTCGCTGTGTGGTTCTCTTTCTACGTGAATGAACGCGTGAAGGAGTACATGATCTGCCTTCTAGTGCTCCAGACCGCCATGCTGGGAGTTTTTTGCGCGCTCGATCTGGTACTGTTTTACGTCTTCTGGGAAGCCACGCTCGTACCGATGTACTTCCTGATTGCTATCTGGGGGAGTGGTAACAAGCGGTATGCGGCGATCAAGTTCTTCCTCTACACGTTCACCGGGTCCATTTTCATGCTGCTGGCCATCGTGGGGCTGTACCTGTACAGCAGCAGGGCCGAGGGCGCCGGTACGTTCGATCTGGTTCTGCTGCAGCAGTTGGCGGCGGACGGTCGGCTAGTCCCCGACACTGCCATCCGCATATGGCTCTTCCTTGCGTTCGGCATAGCGTTCGCGGTCAAGGTGCCCATGTTCCCGTTCCACACGTGGCTCCCCGACGCACACACCGAGGCACCGACCGCGGGCTCAGTCATCCTGGCCGGCGTACTGCTCAAGATGGGTGCCTACGGCTTCCTCAGATACTGCCTGCCGCTGTTCCCCGATACCACTATATCCATGGTTCCGCTCATCATGGTGCTGTCGGTAATCGCCATCTTGTATGGAGCCATCGTCGCCGCCGTGCAGACGGATGTGAAGCGATTGGTGGCGTTCTCGTCGGTTAGCCACCTAGGGTTTGTGACCCTCGGTCTCTTCTCCCTGAATGCGCAGGGCATGACAGGCTCGATGCTCCAGCAGGTCAACCACGGCATTAGCACGGGCGCGCTCTTCCTTTTGGTAGGTATGTTGTACGAGCGTAGGCACACACGGCTGTTCACCGAGTTCGGCGGTCTGAAGGCGCAGATGCCTGTGTTCGCTGCGTTTTTCCTCATCTTCATGCTCAGCAGCGTGGGGCTACCGAGTATGAACGGCTTCATCGGCGAGTTCCTGGTGCTGCTCGGTACGTTCCAATCGGCAATCAAGGGGCTGTATGGCATGCACCTGTGGATGGCGGCACTTGCTGCTAGCGGTGTGATTCTGGCGGCCGTATACTTGCTGTGGATGTTCCAGAAAGTGTTCCTAGGCCCTAACAAGAACCCGAAGAACCACACCCTGTCCGACATCAAGTGGTTCGAGCGAATCATCTTGGCCTCGTTGGTAGTATTCGTCTTCTGGCTAGGTCTCTATCCGAAGACGCTGACCGACAAAATGGAGGTCTCTGTCCAAGCCCTACGATTGCAGGTGACACGGCCGGAAGGGCAACGACCTGTTTGGTCGGACGCCGAGCAATCGGTGACGCGGGAGGGCGAGCTACGAGCCGGAGTCTTCGCACAACTAGGAGAGGTGAGCGCAAAATGA